A part of Fusarium oxysporum Fo47 chromosome III, complete sequence genomic DNA contains:
- a CDS encoding kinase-like domain-containing protein, which translates to MADEGVAEHYQVLEELGRGSFGVVYKGIEKATGETVAIKHIDLESNDDDIQDIQAEIAVLSTCASSYVTQYKGSFLRGHKLWIVMEYLGGGSCLDLLKPANFSETHIAIVCRELLLGIQYLHNEGKIHRDIKAANVLLSETGKVKLADFGVAAQLTNIKSQRNTFVGTPFWMAPEVIQQDGYSFKADIWSLGITAMEMANGEPPLCHIHPMKVLFHIPKNPAPRLEGNFSKDFKDFIAQCLTKDYDRRPSAKDLLRHRFIRNAGKVEALQELIARRQMWDANQNRQKHPIYYQETLQTMTPKDEQQEWVFDTVKSVAPPPKRPTIKQHRKPSSIWNAEEAMKKLDVKDGPLGGTSPAPGTVRKSTVRRAPSLAQETSMRPGSPRGSIAPKRPLQPDMSFGNSGSTMRLFRRVPSDGSNGSQGNRPVSPDDVFCDENLPRPTTTPVEPYGKEAVLGRRLYNKAVEPSLAELHAQTSAMQKREALAKLSDAFAALDAVDPEGAYHLMTSMVSLISQDNKLSATILRQPAQKIPGDGTLQGTVVVKNTTPASSPTKLVMASNNPHLRSHRRRHADTPTMYEKNFDPEKLATENKYPGQEARSGMEHCKQLSDVLYSRWVDGLRIRWPAV; encoded by the exons ATGGCTGACGAAGGCGTTGCTGAGCATTATCAGGTCCTCGAGGAACTTGGCC GTGGTAGTTTTGGCGTCGTCTACAAAGGCATTGAGAAAGCAACTGGCGAAACTGTCGCTATCAAACAT ATTGACCTTGAATCcaacgatgacgatatcCAAGATATCCAAGCCGAAATCGCTGTTCTGAGCACTTGCGCCAGCTCTTACGTTACCCAATACAAAGGCTCTTTTTTGCGAGGCCATAAGTTATGGATCGTCATGGAATATCTCGGCGGCGGATCCTGTTTGGACCTG CTGAAACCCGCCAACTTCAGCGAAACGCACATTGCCATTGTTTGTCGCGAACTGCTACTGGGCATCCAATACCTTCACAATGAGGGCAAGATTCACAGAGATATCAAGGCGGCCAATGTTCTCTTATCCGAGACCGGCAAAGTCAAGCTTGCCGATTTTGGAGTTGCAGCCCAATTGACCAACATCAAATCGCAGCGAAACACTTTTGTCGGAACACCTTTCTGGATGGCCCCGGAGGTGATTCAGCAAGACGGCTATAGCTTCAAGGCTGACATTTGGTCTCTGGGTATCACAGCTATGGAGATGGCCAACGGCGAACCCCCATTGTGTCACATCCACCCCATGAAGGTCCTCTTTCACATCCCGAAAAATCCGGCTCCCCGTCTTGAGGGCAACTTTAGCAAAGATTTCAAGGACTTCATTGCACAGTGCCTCACCAAGGACTATGACCGTCGACCATCCGCAAAGGACCTACTACGCCACCGTTTCATCCGTAACGCGGGCAAGGTGGAGGCTCTGCAGGAACTCATTGCTCGTCGACAGATGTGGGACGCCAACCAAAACAGACAGAAGCATCCTATTTACTATCAAGAGACCCTTCAAACCATGACCCCTAAGGATGAGCAGCAGGAATGGGTCTTCGACACAGTGAAATCTGTCGCACCACCTCCTAAGAGGCCGACGATCAAGCAGCACCGAAAGCCCTCATCCATCTGGAATGCCGAGGAGGCGATGAAAAAGCTGGATGTCAAAGATGGTCCTCTTGGAGGAACCTCTCCCGCCCCGGGTACTGTCAGAAAGTCAACGGTCCGACGAGCACCGTCTTTAGCTCAAGAAACATCAATGCGGCCTGGTTCTCCCCGGGGTTCCATCGCTCCTAAGAGACCTCTCCAACCAGATATGTCGTTTGGCAATTCAGGATCGACTATGCGTCTTTTCAGAAGAGTCCCTTCAGATGGTTCAAATGGGAGTCAAGGGAACCGACCAGTCTCCCCCGACGATGTCTTCTGTGATGAGAACCTTCCCCGTCCTACCACAACTCCTGTTGAACCGTATGGTAAAGAGGCTGTACTGGGGAGACGCTTGTACAACAAAGCTGTGGAGCCTTCTCTGGCCGAGCTGCATGCTCAAACCTCAGCGATGCAGAAGCGAGAAGCGCTGGCCAAGTTATCTGATGCTTTCGCAGCCTTGGACGCAGTTGATCCTGAGGGGGCCTATCACCTTATGACGAGCATGGTATCATTAATCTCTCAAGACAACAAGCTCAGCGCAACGATCCTTCGACAGCCTGCTCAGAAGATTCCTGGTGACGGCACCCTGCAAGGTACTGTGGTTGTCAAGAACACCACCCCTGCGTCGAGTCCAACTAAACTCGTCATGGCTTCAAACAATCCTCATTTGCGCAGCCATCGACGCCGTCATGCTGATACTCCTACCATGTACGAGAAGAACTTTGACCCTGAGAAGCTGGCCACCGAGAACAAATATCCTGGTCAGGAGGCCAGATCTGGCATGGAGCATTGCAAACAGTTATCCGACGTGCTCTACTCACGTTGGGTAGACGGTCTTCGAATTCGTTGGCCCGCTGTCTGA
- a CDS encoding RAI1 like PD-XK nuclease-domain-containing protein, with amino-acid sequence MSARFSVQPIGRFAGASQPVKRPKEFACFSYDDNHEFHLDDSSLKYYYTPQLGADLSKGFDTFQKLDDTGDDHLDSLLKTIAAHEQETGKKIDANIVTWRGMMTKIMAAPFDQMDGFEMNATLYQDCIFIEENNAYKIASRSNEGNNKRRRGPPLEVMQFWGYKFETLSTLPAPWAETSRDFIENRENEAVNNKAQYCSVVRTGIGKSVLCLGGEVDAIWDSKPEEKGSPINWVELKTSAEIRNPGGMENFKRKLMKYWIQSFLLGVPRIVVGFRTQDGILVEAREMETHRIPDMVNADPNPKWNADMCVNFAATFLEWLTENINDEGVWRIRREPQSPTIELFKVEETGHGDILSDEFKNWRIKLALGPSDAS; translated from the exons ATGTCGGCGCGCTTTTCAGTTCAACCCATAGGCCGCTTTGCTGGTGCAAGTCAGCCTGTCAAAAGACCAAAG GAGTTTGCCTGCTTCTCATACGACGACAACCATGAGTTTCACCTAGACGACTCATCTCTCAAGTACTATTACACACCACAGCTTGGGGCTGACCTCTCCAAAGGCTTTGATACATTTCAGAAGTTGGACGATACCGGAGACGATCACCTTGACAGTCTCCTCAAGACTATCGCTGCACACGAGCAAGAAACAGGCAAGAAGATTGATGCCAACATTGTCACATGGAGAGGCATGATGACAAAG ATTATGGCAGCACCTTTTGACCAGATGGACGG CTTCGAGATGAATGCCACTTTGTATCAA GATTGCAT CTTCATTGAGGAGAACAACGCCTACAAGATTGCTTCCAGATCAAATGAGGGAAACAACAAACGAAGACGAGGACCACCATTAGAAGTAATGCAGTTTTGGG GATACAAGTTTGAAACGTTGTCGACTCTGCCAGCGCCATGGGCTGAAACGTCCCGCGACTTCATCGAAAATCGAGAGAACGAAGCCGTCAACAACAAAGCCCAATATTGTTCTGTCGTTCGAACGGGCATCGGAAAATCTGTCCTATGTCTCGGTGGCGAAGTTGATGCCA TCTGGGATTCCAAACCTGAAGAAAAGGGCAGCCCCATCAACTGGGTTGAACTCAAGACATCAGCCGAGATTCGCAACCCAGGCGGCATGGAGAACTTCAAACGTAAGCTCATGAAGTACTGGATACAGTCATTTCTTCTCGGTGTGCCACGCATTGTTGTCGGTTTTCGCACGCAGGATGGTATTCTAGTCGAGGCAAGGGAAATGGAAACGCATCGTATTCCCGATATGGTCAATGCCGACCCGAATCCCAAATGGAACGCCGATATGTGTGTCAACTTTGCCGCTACTTTCTTAGAGT GGCTAACAGAGAACATAAACGATGAGGGCGTTTGGAGAATAAGACGCGAGCCTCAGTCACCAACAATCGAGCTATTCAAGGTGGAGGAGACAGGTCACGGCGATATCTTGTCTGATGAGTTCAAGAATTGGAGAATCAAGTTGGCTCTTGGGCCCAGCGATGCTTCCTGA
- a CDS encoding cytochrome c oxidase subunit VA-domain-containing protein, whose translation MSAFIRVARSVRAAPIRPAVQPLVARSAVAHFTTSIPRRSEHAEETFEEFSARFEKEFDGVQDVFELQRNLNNAFAYDLVPAPSVIAAALKAARRVNDFGTAVRIFEGIKTKVENKGQYEQYLEELKPLREELGVLLKEELYPEEK comes from the exons ATGTCTGCCTTCATTCGTGTCGCCCGTAGCGTTCGCGCTGCTCCCATTCGACCTGCCGTCCAGCCCCTGGTTGCCCGCTCGGCCGTTGCCCACTTCACCACCTCGATTCCCCGACGAAGCGAGCACGCCGAGGAGACCTTTGAGGAGTTCTCTGCCAG GTTCGAGAAGGAGTTTGATGGTGTTCAAGACGTTTTCGAGCTTCAG CGCAACCTCAACAACGCCTTCGCTTACGATCTCGTCCCTGCCCCCTCGGTGATCGCTGCCGCCCTTAAAGCCGCCCGAAGGGTTAACGACTTCGGCACTGCCGTCCGCATCTTCGAAG gtatcaagaccaaggttGAGAACAAGGGCCAGTACGAGCAGTACCTTGAGGAACTCAAGCCCCTTCGAGAAGAGCTTGGTGTGTTGCTCAAGGAGGAGCTGTACCCTGAGGAAAAGTAG
- a CDS encoding GNS1/SUR4 family-domain-containing protein — MSASPATFYEQLPLPTIDRPFGVHLWPIFDKAFTAVVGYSANDFKFVPFETPMSTLKSTSIFIVIYYAIIFGGREWMRNREPFKLKGLFLIHNLYLTLISGTLLALFVEQLLPTVVRGGIFHAICDAEGGWTQPLVVLYYLNYLTKYLELLDTVFLFLKKKPLTFLHCYHHGATAFLCYTQLIGSTSVSWVPIVLNLLVHVVMYWYYFQSARGVRVWWKEWVTRLQIIQFVIDLGFIYFASYTYFTSTYFPWMPNAGKCSGEEFAAFSGIITISSYLVLFISFYFATYKKQGKAPTGRQSLRRMSQAPLPDPHLVQTTPVKKSNGATATGSKTNGSVRSRKA; from the exons ATGTCTGCGTCTCCCGCTACTTTCTACGAGCAGCTTCCCCTGCCAACCATCGACCGGCCTTTTGGCGTTCACCTGTGGCCCATCTTTGACAAGGCATTCACTGCTGTTGTCGGCTACTCTGCCAATGACTTCAAGTTTGTGCCTTTCGAGACCCCCATGTCAACTCTCAAGTCGACTTCGATCTTTATCGTTATCTACTATGCCATCATCTTCGGTGGTCGCGAATGGATGCGCAACCGTGAgcccttcaagctcaagggtctcttcctcatccacaACCTCTACTTGACTCTGATCAGCGGTACTCTCTTGGCTCTCTTCGTTGAGCAGCTTCTTCCCACCGTTGTCCGTGGCGGCATCTTCCATGCTATCTGCGATGCCGAGGGTGGCTGGACTCAGCCCCTTGTGGTCCTGTACTAC CTCAACTACCTCACCAAGTACCTGGAGCTCCTTGATACCGTCTTCCTGttcctcaagaagaagcctctGA CCTTCCTCCACTGCTATCACCATGGCGCCACCGCCTTCCTTTGCTACACTCAGCTCATCGGTTCCACCTCCGTCTCTTGGGTTCCCATCGTCTTGAACCTGCTCGTTCACGTCGTCATGTACTGGTACTACTTCCAGAGCGCTCGTGGTGTCCGTGTTTGGTGGAAGGAGTGGGTTACCCGTCTCCAGATCATCCAGTTCGTCATTGATCTCGGCTTCATCTACTTCGCCTCTTACACCTACTTCACCTCGACCTACTTCCCCTGGATGCCCAACGCTGGAAAGTGCTCTGGCGAGGAGTTTGCTGCTTTCTCTGGTATCATTACCATCAGCTCTTACCTCGTTCTGTTCATCTCCTTCTACTTCGCCACCTACAAGAAGCAGGGCAAGGCTCCTACCGGCCGACAGAGTCTCCGACGCATGTCTCAGGCTCCTCTTCCCGACCCTCATCTGGTCCAGACTACTCCTGTCAAGAAGTCCAACGGTGCCACCGCCACTGGCTCCAAGACCAACGGCTCAGTTCGATCCCGCAAGGCCTAA
- a CDS encoding heterokaryon incompatibility protein-domain-containing protein — protein sequence MRRFLQIPTRSLTRRLFSQSICQASSGLYKPLNPRTSEIRLLKIPPNASSEFELVTVSLDDEPKYAALSYLWGDPEKYGQVTIKGNTVKIPDNLASAFLCVLSDDSFRSQSHVRYLWADAICINQNDLDERSQQVQLMRRIFQRAHVTFAWVGPKDYSLAFETIKTIKKDIYENTPKENAPYKTNFDLEWLRRHPMLCIDRGPDLPNNHLNDPWSAVADFLQHQYWQRVWIFQEIVLANQLVFISPGEANLSWSMLRDTPQSVISVANDKKPDNPMSWGKISWLFLAQARPKIPDPDGFKGWAVSTFAANLQATDDRDYIYGLLGVSGILITPDYSPKNTTSQVYTKYMAGWLKAARTQQTTHVHSPLAFLSLAGTGKYGHSDLPSWVPNYRKKREASSPWCYSASNFRSPNEGEPTSSPAHRASYPYVVEETHSLFSWGKDMGHITLSTNCRHDSDPEILASFMSFANSFTTRNSQYVTGIPAAQAIIRLISMDKSKNVSQDLVGNAMNLAMLITYFNMSESQTVTKTWSSNWDHDLLNMAFSPSDLAPLKVRLNVLEELSSWSLERRREAVSGIMPILYNYTFFETNRGYLGAVDFDVLEGDRLCILWGYKEPVVLRPDATDRYTFVGPAYAVDVDTKNTIPSSPSQGQWFELR from the exons ATGCGCCGCTTTTTACAAATCCCTACCCGCTCCCTCACTCGTCGATTATTCTCACAATCCATATGCCAAGCATCTTCAGGCTTATACAAACCTCTTAACCCTAGGACATCAGAAATTAGACTCCTCAAAATACCACCAAACGCCTCCTCTGAATTCGAACTTGTCACTGTATCTCTCGACGATGAACCCAAGTATGCGGCACTGTCCTATCTCTGGGGCGATCCCGAAAAATATGGCCAGGTCACTATCAAAGGAAACACCGTCAAAATCCCGGACAACTTAGCTTCAGCCTTTCTCTGCGTCTTAAGCGATGACTCTTTCCGATCACAGTCACATGTCAGATATCTTTGGGCTGATGCGATTTGTATCAACCAGAACGATCTTGATGAGAGATCTCAACAAGTTCAACTCATGCGTCGTATCTTCCAACGCGCCCATGTCACGTTTGCCTGGGTCGGCCCAAAAGATTATTCTCTTGCTTTTGAAACTATCAAAACAATTAAGAAGGACATATATGAGAATACGCCCAAGGAAAATGCTCCTTATAAGACAAACTTCGATCTTGAATGGTTGCGGCGCCATCCTATGCTTTGTATCGACCGAGGACCCGACTTACCAAACAACCACTTGAATGACCCTTGGTCTGCTGTAGCCGACTTCTTGCAACACCAATATTGGCAACGAGTTTGGATATTCCAAGAAATCGTTCTCGCAAATCAACTCGTCTTCATCAGTCCAGGAGAGGCTAATCTTTCTTGGTCTATGCTTCGTGATACTCCCCAAAGTGTAATTTCTGTTGCCAATGACAAGAAGCCCGA CAACCCAATGTCATGGGGGAAGATCTCATGGTTATTCCTTGCGCAAGCACGTCCCAAGATACCGGATCCAGATGGCTTCAAAGGGTGGGCTGTGTCGACTTTTGCAGCTAATTTACAGGCCACCGATGATCGAGATTATATCTATGGCCTTCTCGGAGTTTCTGGAATACTGATTACTCCTGACTATAGTCCTAAGAACACGACCTCACAAGTCTATACCAAGTACATGGCAGGCTGGCTGAAAGCTGCACGCACACAACAAACTACGCATGTCCACAGTCCTCTTGCATTTTTGTCCCTCGCAGGCACTGGGAAATATGGCCACTCAGATCTGCCAAGCTGGGTTCCCAACTACAGAAAGAAGAGGGAAGCTTCATCACCCTGGTGTTATAGTGCCAGCAATTTTCGCTCACCCAATGAAGGTGAGCCGACTTCATCTCCCGCTCATCGTGCAAGCTACCCTTACGTTGTCGAAGAAACACATAGCCTGTTCAGTTGGGGTAAAGATATGGGACATATCACTTTGTCCACAAACTGCCGTCACGATTCTGATCCAGAGATCTTGGCATCGTTCATGTCCTTCGCGAACTCTTTCACCACGCGCAATTCACAGTATGTTACAGGGATTCCGGCTGCCCAGGCTATTATCAGGCTGATATCCATGGACAAATCCAAAAATGTCTCTCAGGATCTTGTCGGTAATGCTATGAATCTAGCCATGCTGATCACCTATTTCAATATGTCCGAGTCCCAAACTGTCACAAAAACCTGGAGCTCAAATTGGGatcatgatcttctcaacatggCTTTTTCTCCATCAGACCTGGCTCCCTTGAAAGTCAGACTTAATGTCCTTGAAGAACTCAGCTCCTGGAGTCTCGAAAGACGAAGAGAAGCTGTGTCAGGAATCATGCCAATACTCTACAACTACACATTCTTCGAGACAAATCGGGGATACTTGGGTGCAGTTGATTTTGACGTTCTTGAAGGAGATAGGCTTTGCATTCTCTGGGGATATAAAGAGCCAGTAGTCCTGAGGCCAGATGCAACGGATCGCTACACATTTGTAGGTCCAGCATATGCAGTGGATGTGGACACTAAGAACACAATTCCAAGCTCACCATCTCAAGGACAATGGTTTGAGTTACGATAA
- a CDS encoding uncharacterized protein (expressed protein) produces MKLHSSQDIAVTIVLYSLFICTVSLSTILGLEHVPGWGLEIASLLSQVLWSISKQTQLLNTRRWRTPDPSAHHSTSRRSSYTRVSASPPVIRKPPQMPALRSVRRSFSTD; encoded by the coding sequence ATGAAACTCCATTCAAGTCAGGATATCGCAGTTACAATAGTCTTGTACTCGCTCTTCATCTGTACTGTGTCGCTGTCCACCATCTTGGGACTCGAGCACGTACCAGGATGGGGTCTCGAGATAGCTTCACTACTGAGTCAGGTCTTGTGGAGCATCTCCAAACAGACACAGCTGCTCAACACAAGACGCTGGAGAACCCCAGATCCTAGTGCCCATCATTCTACTTCTCGTAGGTCTTCATATACTCGAGTATCTGCTTCTCCACCTGTCATCAGAAAGCCACCGCAGATGCCAGCTCTCAGATCGGTCCGTCGAAGTTTTAGTACAGACTAG